Genomic segment of Oncorhynchus nerka isolate Pitt River linkage group LG10, Oner_Uvic_2.0, whole genome shotgun sequence:
accAGTCGtactggtccctttgcagaaaaacagccccaaagcatgatgtttccacccccatgcttcacagtaggtatggtgttctttggatgcaactcagcattctttgtcctccagacacgacgagttgagtttttaccaaaaagttatattttggtttcatctgaccatatgacattctcccaatcttcttctggatcatccaaatgctctctagcaaacttcagacgggcctggacatgtactggcttaagcagggggacacgtctggcactgcgggatttgagtccctggcggcgtagtgtattactgatggtaggctttgttactttggtcccagctctctgcaggtcattcactaggtcccgggattttttctcaccgttcttgtgatcattttgaccccacggggtgagatcttttGTGGAGCCCcacgagggagattatcagtggtcttgtatgtcttccatttcctaataattgctcccacagttgatttcttcaaaccaagctgcttacctattgcagattcagtcttcccagcctggtgcaggtctacaatttttttttctggtgtcctttgacagctctttggtcttggccatagtggagtttggagtgtgactgtttgaggttgtggacaggtgtcttttatactgataacaagttcaaacaggtgccattaatacaggtaacgagtggaggacagaggagcctcttaaagaagaagttacaggtctgtgagagccagaaatcttccttgtttgtaggtgaccaaatacttattttccaccataatttgcaaataaattcattaaaaatcctacaatgtgattttctggattttttgtttctcattttgtctgtcatagttgaagtgtacctatgatgaaaattacaggcctctctcatctttttaagtgggagaacttgcataattggtggctgactaaatacttttttgccccactgtatgtaacatCGGAACAGAAACCATGATGCGATAACACAATATGAGCAGTGGTGTTTGAAAGCCTTTCCACTCACCTCTAGTCTCTGCACCATCTCCCGTATCTCCTCTGCCTGGCTGTCCATCACACTGATTGACACTGCCTCCCCCCTCTCATAGAAGATATCCAGGCAAGGCCCACCTATGGCCCTGCTGTCTGTCACCGCCTTCCAGCCAATCACGTCACGGCAGCAGCAGTTGAACACCACCCTCCGTGTGTATCTCTCGATCAGCACCACTGATTCAGCTGAGACCCCCAGTAGACAGGGCAGCTTttgtcctcctgtctcctcctcattcCCACTGGTGGCCCTGACAGCCCAGACTAGCGCCCCAGCACTGTGCAGCTCTGCCCCCTTGGCCCCCTTCAGTTTGTCTTTGCGCTTGCCCCCCAAGGACAGCAGGGGGAACTTGGTGGAAGAGTCGATTGGCGTGGTGGTCACGTAGTTCTCTGCCAGGTCTTTCAGGTACTCCTGCCGTGTACGCGTGGCCATGGAGCGGAACTTCTCCGCCTTCTCGGCAGCGTTCTCAGCGTTCACCGCCTTGGCCAGCAGGAAGTCTCTGAAGGCAGGGGAACGGGGGAATCGAGCACCCTTAGGGAACAGAGGCCCGAATAACGGGATGTCTTTGGAGCGTGTTACCGCCACCCTGGGGGCGAGAGAGATTGTCAGGGTAAAAAAATCAGAAATCCAACCCCATAATCAGAGTCTTGCAGCACACTTCTAGTTTTGATACCCTTGTAAATACAATGTGACAACAGTAAACATGTTGTTACACCTGTCATTTCTGATTGATAATGCTGAAAGCAGATAAACATACAAAGACAGTTGTGGAGCAGCCAGGGACAGCGGTACAGCtcgagacaaacagagacagttgTGGAGCAGCCAGGGACAGCGGTGCAGCtcgagacaaacagagacagttgTGGAGCAGCCAGGGACAGTGGTACAGCTCGAGACAAACAGAGACCGTTGTGGAGCAGCCAGGGACAGCGGTACAGCtcgagacaaacagagacagttgTGGAGCAGCCAGGGACAGCGGTGCAGCtcgagacaaacagagacagttgTGGAGCAGCCAGGGACAGCGGTGCAGCtcgagacaaacagagacagttgTGGAGCAGCCAGGGACAGCGGTGCAGCtcgagacaaacagagacagttgTGGAGCAGCCAGGGACAGCGGTGCAGCtcgagacaaacagagacagttgTGGAGCAGCCAGGGACAGTGGTACAGCTCGAGACAAACAGAGACCGTTGTGGAGCAGCCAGGGACAGCGGTACAGCtcgagacaaacagagacagttgTGGAGCAGCCAGGGACAGCGGTACAGCtcgagacaaacagagacagttgTGGAGCAGCCAGGGACAGCGGTACAGCtcgagacaaacagagacagttgTGGAGCAGCCAGGGACAGCGGTGCAGCTCGAGACAAACAGAGGCAGTTGTGGAGCAGCCAGGGACAGCGGTACAGCtcgagacaaacagagacagttgTGGAGCAGCCAGGGACAGCGGTGCAGCtcgagacaaacagagacagttgTGGAGCAGCCAGGGACAGCGGTGCAGCtcgagacaaacagagacagttgTGGAGCAGCCAGGGACAGCGGTACAGCtcgagacaaacagagacagttgTGGAGCAGCCAGGGACAGCGGTGCAGCtcgagacaaacagagacagttgTGGAGCAGCCAGGGACAGCGGTGCAGCtcgagacaaacagagacagttgTGGAGCAGCCAGGGACAGCGGTGCAGCtcaagacaaacagagacagttgTGTAGCAGCCAGGGACAGCGGTACAGCAGGAGAGAAGGCTCTCATCTCACCTGTAGTAGGTGTGGTCAGAGCAGGACTTTTCCACCTGGATGATGATGAAGACATGTTGGAAATGGGAGCGAATGGCCTTAGGAGTGAAGGGCAAAGCCCCTGGCTCCTGGAACACTATGGTCACTATGTCATTCCCAATGTGCCTCTTCCTCAGCAactacagtaccagagagagagagagagagagagagagagagagaggagggggttagaGGTAGTCAAGAGAGCTGTTAATACATTTTGGTTATTTGATCAACTAATGATCATGTGCAGTTAGCTATTCGGTGTTACTTATTTGTATGGTGTCGTGTTTCCAAATCACTCCAACCGAAGAGCTGGCAGATGTGAGCGGCTCTCCAGCCTGACTGCCAGCCAAACAGACAGAGTGGCAGTAGCTCAGTATCTATAGTGTATGGGCAGACACAGCATGCTTTTAGAGTGGGAGTTGGACATAGAGACGCAGAGGAACAAGTCATTTGCCTGCCGTGCTTGTTGTGCAACATTCCTCAAGCGGGGACGCCTTCATTTGAACATGGAGAAATGTGTAGGTTTTAAAACCAAAGAATAATGTTACCATAAACACAGAATCAAGAAGAttatttttcatacattttttgcGAGGAATGCTGCTTATTCTCTTCAATATTTGCCCCAAAAAAGACCTAACTATGCTTGTGTAAAAGATCAGAATCTCCGTTTCTAATCGTTTTCGATTAAAAAGGACTTTCTAAACAACCACGTTAACACATTATCACTATCACGGCTTCAAGTTGTCTGACTGGGTTTCCTTAGCGTCCTGTAAAGCAgcgtgtagtgtgtatgtgttgtttGTTACCTGTTGTGTGTTGTTGGCCGTGTAGGGCAGCATGGTGGACACGTGGAACATGACCTCATAGTCCTGGTAGCGCGTGTAGAGGGACTGGATCCCCGTGGAGTCCGCTGTgtgcacacacgcgcgcacgagcacacacacacacgcgcacagaaAGGTTTAAACACGTCGCTATCAGCCTCGTAGCtaacagagtgagagacagtctACAGATAGTGTAAACACAGACTAAAAAAAAACATCAGTCTGACTTTAGGTGCTTTAGATTACAGTGATAGACAGTATTAAgatagaggacacacacagtgaCTATACAGCTTCTCCCAATACTGCTACAATTACACCGTGTTAGATAGTGTTAATCTTATATGTTTACTAACCCCTGATGCCCTGTGATTCAATATATACAGTGAACAAACAATGTAACGcaacacgcaacaatttcaacaattttactgagttacagttcatatagggaaatcagtcaattgaaataaattaattaggcactaatctatggatttcacgactgggaatacagatatgcaactgttggtcacagataccttcaaAAAAAGGTAGGGACCTGAATCAGAAAAatagtccgtatctggtgtgtcCACCATTtgcatgacacatctcctttgcatagagttgatcaggttgttgattgtggcctgtggaatgttgtcccactcctcttcaatggctgagcGATGTTGCTGGATAtcggtgggaactggaacacactgtcgtacacgtcgatccagagcattccaaacatgaTCAATGGGTGACATGCCTGGTGAGTATtcaggtcatggaagaactgagaccttttcagcttccaggaattgtgtacagatccttgcgacatggagccgtgcggatgaatggcatgacaatgagccTGTGCATTCAAATGACTATCGATGAAATGCATTTGTGTTTGTTGTCATtatcttatgcctgcccataccgtaaccccaccgccaccatggggcactcagcAAACCGTTTGCCCACACAACGCCTTACTCGCTACCCTGTCTGCCATCTGCTCGGAACAGTTTGAACCAGGATTCATATGTAaatagcacacttctccagcgtgctagtggccatcgaaggtgagcatttgctcaCTGAAGTCGGTTAAGAAGCCAAACTGCagccaggtcaagaccctggggaggacgacaagcacgcagatgagcttccctgagacagtttctggtagtttgtgcagaaatgctttgcttgtgcaaacccacagtttcatcggCTGTCCAggcggctggtctcagaccatcccgcaaGTGAAAAAGCCagatgtggaagtcctgggctggcgtggttacatgtggtctgcggttgtgaggccggttggacatactgccaaattctctaaaacaacattgaaggcggcttatggtagagaaattaacattacattctctggcaacaaccctggtggacattcctacagtcagcatgccaaatgcacactcccacaaaacttgagacatcggtggcattgtgttgtgtgacaaaaatgtacattttagagttgccttatattgtccccagcacaaggtgcacctgggtaatgatcatgctgtttaatcagcttcttgatatgccacaccatcAGGtgcatggattatcttggcaaatgagaaatgctcactaacagggatgtaaaccaatttgtatacaacatttgagagaaaagcTTTTTGTGAGCATGAACAATTTGGGggttattttatttcagctcatgaaacatgggaccaacactttacatttagcgtttatatttttgttcagtatatatcctGCCTGTAGATAACGTGTAGATAGTATGTATGTGTAGGGCTCACTCTTGGTGTCCAGCTGAGCGCGGTACTTCTCCCAGCCTTTAAGCTTCACTCGCTCCCCCAGCAGGTCCAGGAACTCCTCGAAAGCCGGCCCAGAGCTCTCGTTGTTGTACATGTCCTCCTCAGAGCTCTGGCCTGCACGGCAGTACATCACCCCCACCTTCCTCTGGAAGttcagctggggggggggggggggggggagaaagagagagagagagagattttcatCAACTATTGTGTTTTTTCTAATAACCATGGCAGCCCAAAACTTTTAGAATAGATGTACTGTATCTCTTTGAATGCCTGTTCAAGTTCAAGTGATAGTATCAGAATGGACAGATCAGACACATTTCTCTGTAGACTGCTCCATAGGAGGTTTACATGAACCATCTAAAAGAGTATCCTGATGGATCTGACATCTTATTGGCCATGAGCAGGACACTGAGTGGGGTCAACCCAGGGTGGGTCCTACTCACCCCCTGTTCGTCCAGCTTGAGCAGGGTATCTCGGACCTTGGGCGAGGTGGAGGCCAGACGCAAGCAGTGGAGGTTGAGCTCAGGGATGATGAACTCCAGGAGCCTCTTGGGAGACAGGCCGCGCGGGGTGGTGTGGCGGGCCGCTGACGGCACGGACTCCTCCAGGATGGAGCCTCTCAGAGTCTTCAGCTGGGAGGCAGGGACAGTCCCGAGGGGTGTGAGTAGATGGACAAATGTGTGCAACAATAGTAAGTATGGGTATGTGTGAATGGCGGTATGTATTCAGAAAAGGATCTAGAAGTCTGTCAATACTGTATACTCATATTGACCTTGAGTGTGTATTGTAGACTGACCTCAGTGGTTCTGAAGATGATTCTGTAGTTATACTGAGCTCCACTggacccctccttctcctctctacgGAAGCTGATGGCCACTGGACCCAGGCGGTCATCTATACCAAAGAAGTTCTGATGATCTGAGGAATGGAAAGAAATATCCCTGTAACACTGTTGTTGACGAACACAAACAGTCTCAATCATTTAATGAGGTAAAGCAAACATGATCTTTCACACACAACGACGCAGCACTCACCTTTCATGTAGAAGTATTTGCGGTAGTAGTGGGCTCCCAGGTCTGCGTGTTCTATGAAGTAGTTGCTCTTGCCCTGCTGTTGGACGTGGCTCTCTCTGGGTTCCTCCAGTACTGACACTGCATCGTTGGGGTTCCTCAAGCTCAGCCACAGGCACCCTCTTCCCTGTGTATTCCCCAGGCCCGCCCGCTCCTCACCCCCCATCTCGTTACGGAAGTGGGGGCAGCTGAGCAGCAGCTCGTTGTCGTTCCCATCTCCCTCGTCCAGCAGACACTGGTCAGGGTCCtccacagcccccccaccactaCCCCCACCCTGCGAGGGGGAGGAGGGTGTGGCCTGGGTGAGGGGGCGCATCGTTGAGGCGGCCGACGCCCCTGAGGTGATGTTCTTTTTGCGGCCGATGCTGTCCCGATTGCTGGCTGCTTCCAAGAGATCAAACAGAATGCTCTGAACATCATAGTGGGCAAAGTTCCTGACCCAGGCTCCGCCTCCCAGGTTGTCATAAGGACCTGGTTGGGGGATCTGTGGGGGTGAAGGCTTGGCCTTCTTGCTCAGCCCCTCAGGCTTGGGGGGCTTGGCTGGTTTTGGAGTTTCTCCTGTGGGGGCGGAAAGAGCCCTGAAGAAGCCGTCTGGTTCTGGGGGTGTTGCATGCAGACCCAGCAGAAGGAAGGGGTCTTTGAAGCGGAGGGCGTTGGGGCTCAGAGCTCCCTGGTCGTCTGCACTGAGCTCCTGTGTTCCTgacagacctgtctgtctctccagtgaGGAGAGGCTGCCATACTCCCTGTGCAGCACCACCCCTGAGTCCCCCTGAGCCCCGGCACCTGCCTTCTCCCCCACCGCCCGTGTGGCCTTCCCTCCCACCTTACCAGAAGAGTCCAGGTCACCCAGAGTCACGTCACTGTTGCTTCTCTGCATGATGTGTCCTCGGCCCACGGACCTCAGGTTCAGACTCACACGGTTCGGGTTAGTAAGGCTCTCCCCATCTGCCCCCTCCCCGTCCCTCCTCGGGGGCCACTCCCCTGCCAGCACCCGCGCCCGTACCCCACCGTCCCGCTTAGAGTCAAAGTTGACCGTTGCCAGAGGGGGTCGCGGCCTTTGCCGGCAGAACTTGCGGAGGAAGAGGTCGTCAGACTGCATGGTGCCTCAGACTCCAATCCTCCAACTGTCTCTCCTCACTTTCCCAAACCGGATGAGTAAAGGTACTACACGTGTTCCTCATCCACATTCAATAACACAATGCAGAGGACTATTAGATGACAGTTATGTCCACACAGTCAGATACAATTATATGTTTTAAGTCTGGAAAGCGTACACCCATTCCAAGTTATTTTAGGACGTTCTCCAGCTCTGCAGATGACTAAGATTCTGGTGTGCCCCAGTTTTGGATTGGTCCAGTTTTGGTTTGGTCCTGCTGGTAAAAatgtacagaggagaggagagttaacCATCAGAAGAGCCCAGCTCTTTATACCCTGTCATCCATTCTCTTTGGTCTCTTCCACTGGTCACCTGTGCACAGAGACAAAGCTACGGTCATTGACCACAGACACCCGTCTCCCACCCATACTGCTATTATCCTTCCTGACGCCTCAGATGTCATTCAGTCACTGAGGTTTTGTTCAATGGTTGCAAATCAAACTATGCGCCAGTGTTTTTTAAGCCACTTTGTCAAAACATTATCCTGAAATTCGAATGCATTTCTTTTCAACAATGACGCATAGAAATCGAAAAAGGCAAACAAGCAGCTCTGACGTGTGTTGTTTTGTTCTGTATTGTTAAACCTCTCAATACTTGCATTATGATTTTTTTTCCTTTGCAAAAATAGCTGCCAAGTAGTCGTATGTGGCCCACCACATCCCCTCTATGGACAGGCACAATAGAACACTGCAGGAAGGGGGAGGTGGCCTTCCTGTCCTCAAACAAGTTAAGAATAAAATGGTAATAAACATAACAATGCTGGCCAGCCTGCCAACAGAATAAGACTCACTCTATCTATCTCATACAGTGTCTATTTTGAATACAGTAGCCTGCTGTGTGTCTAAGACAATATTCCCCTCTGAGACATTACAATTCATCCTCTCCTATCATATGCAATCCCCAGAGAAAGCAGAAACATTAAACGCCACCGGACTTCTAAAtccacacaaccccacacatgatCTGACATTCCAAATGTAACACGGGCCTTTTGCTTGTTCATTTTGATTTTATGGTCACATTTGCTCATAAATTGTCATATcccaccaactctctctctctctcttgatcaatgcaagtcaatggtacctatattagcattttcaaaatcatgtccaaatcatctaTAAGCAACTCCTTTGAGTTACACAATCAATGTTGAGATACTTTAGGATGGTTCGGACCAGAAGGGCACAAATAAAACGAGAGTCTGTACATCAAAACCTCAATATAGTGAGGATATTAATAGTGAGATGTCCAATGTCATTTTGTTCagatatttgatttatttcattaAAATATGAAACATAGACTTTGGCTTGTAAGAGTCAATtaaataaaaatgcccaaatgaAACGTATAAATTGGATTTTAACATACTAATCTTCAGGGGCCATTTAGGCTTTTTTACTGAATAACATAACAAAACAATTGTTTGCCTAAGGATAGCCAGTATGTAAATATCTACATTTTTTTATGTCTCGAAATGAACCAAGGTACTCTAACAGTAAATGATAGAGTAAGACTTCCGTCAATAAGTGACAGGCCAGTCTGTTGCTTAAATGAGGGCCACTATTCATAAGTGGATTTTCATTATCTACACTTATTCTAAACATCCTAAATCTTTCTCATTACAGACTATTTGTTTCAGGTCAACTCACAGGCGAAAATAGGTTGTTTTCAAATGAATTTCCTCGGTTCCTGGTATCCCCATTCTTTGTTCCCTTCTCTCTGGTCAAATTGACGTCAATCATACGATATCGGAAACCAGTTTCTCTTGAATCCAAATATTAGATTTCTTCTACATTCTAAAGGCTGCTTCCTGTCTCGCTATTTCTCATGCATCTCCTGTCTCGAGAGGATTTGCAGCCTCGAGAGCAGGTGCAGCGACGCAGCTCACACTCATGTTTCCCGGTGCGCGTTAGCAcagaatgctgcagagatgttgaggtgactggtgagagagggagtcatctctctctctctctctctctctctctcgctctctctctctgcctctgcacaACTGAATGTTAATAGTTACTCCAGATATTGACTGAATATTGGAGATTTGCAATTCACCTTCTGTCCCCATAAAGGAACAATCACATTGTGCCTGGTTGCATAGATACAATATTTTAGACCACGATGACATTTAAACATGACAACATGTTTGGACATCCTTTCTGACATTTCTCTAGCTATGTACTGGATGCCCTTAACCACAGCAATTCACTCTGATATATTTTCTGGATAATATCAATTTCTTCAGTTCtttgaaagtttttttttttactgaagcAAATCAGGTTAAGCGACTTGTTCGATGACAGAGCAGCAGCTTCCATCTCCCTGCTGGTACCGAGCCCAGCCACTTACTTTCCATCCAAGGTCTCTGAATCTCCCATCAGAGTGTCCTGACTTGTGGGAGTCAAGATGAAACCATGTGTACTCTGAAGGTGATAGCTGGGTTTGCAAAATAGTTTAGGATAGAAGTCTTTGAAACATGTGCATTACTTGTATTTTTTCTGAAATGAGAAAAAGGACTACAGCATTTGTGTGTTCATTGAGCACACACTGAGATTATATATGGAGTGGCTGTACATCCACTGTATGGCCATGCGTTCCCCCTGGGGCCACTCGATAGTTCCCTGGTGCTTTTAGTGACCCAATGGCAGATTGTAAGCACACAATCAACAATACCAAAAGCTGCATGCATCCACAACAAGTGGCCATTCATTTAATTCATCTATtataacaacacaataacacatgcTAAATATTTGATCAATCCAGTCTCTGTTTTCAGTCTCATGCATTATAAATTGATTGCCAGTTTAGAGTAAAGCTGGAAATCCAGTGGTTTAGTTCATCAAAACCATATAAAGGCCTGCAGAGGAACCTGCCCTGCAGTCAAATCATTCTACTCCCAAGTTCTGTGGGTTGACAAAGAGCAGGACATACGATATACTAAAGTAAGGAGTCAAACTGATAAAGGGAAGCTTTAACTAGTCCAGTACTGTATGTGATGTTCTCTAACTGCCCCAGTGAGACTTCTGGTTCAACTACGCAATAGGGGTCTACGGTGACCACAGCTTCCTCCTCATGTCACTTCTGTGCATAGCTGCAGAGGTTCACTTCTCCATCCTCCACAGACTACTATCCAACATGTCTGGTGGTTTCTGTGTCTAACAGGGTAACGAGTGACTCTGTTGACTGTATCAAAGTTATAGGGAGAGTGTTTCCCCCACCCTAAAGGCCATGTGAACTAACCTAGTTCTTCGGTCACATCTGTCACTTCCTCTGAACCAAAttcaatatattttttttgttaGATCTGCATTTGGGTTTTCGTTCAAACAAAAGGTAGAGCACAGGTTGTAAGCTTTGCAACTTCATAGAAAATTGGTTAATGTTTTTCATTTGAAACACCTAGGAAGGAAAGCTTTAAaggggcatttaaaaaaaaaatttaactTCATATTCATAATTTCCAGCACCAACCCAACAACCCTTATCTTCCTCTATATATTTTATTACAAAACCTAGAAACGTGCACATTTCACaaatgttgatgttggggtggtgctggagatgatacATTTGAAGTTGGAAAATTGTGAAATGTCCCTTTAAGAGTTCAATACGCATACTTCACTATATTGTACGCATAAAgttcatattacagtacatcacaaTAACCTACAAATTACAGTATTTTTCCTCTCCTATCAAAAGATTAAGCAAAGGGGGATTACCCGAAACATGCAGCCAAGGGATTAAAAGGCTCTCCAGGACTTTCTGAAGATTGGGAGCGTTCATCATGACAGTTCAGCGGGCCCATTTCACAGTCCACACATCCTCACATGAAACCAGAGAGCAGAGCAGTCTCAGTGCCTCAGAAGTCAAACCAGGCATGCACTGCCTCACTACATCATTAAGCTAGGACAACTGGTGTTTGATGCGGTGTCTAACCATGCTGACAGAACACTGCTAGCAGTGAGTGGCTGCTAATGATCTCAGATCTCAGCCTCTATCCCGAGTATCTTGGCTCTCTGTGTGACCTGTGTTGAACCAGTCTTTATAACAGGACTGTGCTGTCAGCCCCTTGGTACTTTAACAGACTTCCTTTACAGGTACTACAGTATGCCTGTGTCAGACGTGGGTTGCAATACTATTTCAGGTATTCCAATTACTTTCAAAGACATTTGGAAGTAAGAATTAAGATATTTTTCAAGTAGTTACTTGAAATACTTAAATATACTGACTCAAATACACCCTCGTTCATGGTATTTGAAATAATTTATTTGAAAACAGGTCTAGTCTGTGTTGGGCTCATGTTTTCTAGTGTTTTTTCACAAGCACTGCTCTGACCTCAGTGCTTCGGAGGCATGAGTGTTCAGCGCAGTGGGGTCGCCATCCTGTTTGGTGTACATGCTAGACCCAGGACAAGGCTCCAGGGTGTGTG
This window contains:
- the LOC115135594 gene encoding signal-induced proliferation-associated 1-like protein 2 isoform X6; this encodes MQSDDLFLRKFCRQRPRPPLATVNFDSKRDGGVRARVLAGEWPPRRDGEGADGESLTNPNRVSLNLRSVGRGHIMQRSNSDVTLGDLDSSGKVGGKATRAVGEKAGAGAQGDSGVVLHREYGSLSSLERQTGLSGTQELSADDQGALSPNALRFKDPFLLLGLHATPPEPDGFFRALSAPTGETPKPAKPPKPEGLSKKAKPSPPQIPQPGPYDNLGGGAWVRNFAHYDVQSILFDLLEAASNRDSIGRKKNITSGASAASTMRPLTQATPSSPSQGGGSGGGAVEDPDQCLLDEGDGNDNELLLSCPHFRNEMGGEERAGLGNTQGRGCLWLSLRNPNDAVSVLEEPRESHVQQQGKSNYFIEHADLGAHYYRKYFYMKDHQNFFGIDDRLGPVAISFRREEKEGSSGAQYNYRIIFRTTELKTLRGSILEESVPSAARHTTPRGLSPKRLLEFIIPELNLHCLRLASTSPKVRDTLLKLDEQGLNFQRKVGVMYCRAGQSSEEDMYNNESSGPAFEEFLDLLGERVKLKGWEKYRAQLDTKTDSTGIQSLYTRYQDYEVMFHVSTMLPYTANNTQQLLRKRHIGNDIVTIVFQEPGALPFTPKAIRSHFQHVFIIIQVEKSCSDHTYYRVAVTRSKDIPLFGPLFPKGARFPRSPAFRDFLLAKAVNAENAAEKAEKFRSMATRTRQEYLKDLAENYVTTTPIDSSTKFPLLSLGGKRKDKLKGAKGAELHSAGALVWAVRATSGNEEETGGQKLPCLLGVSAESVVLIERYTRRVVFNCCCRDVIGWKAVTDSRAIGGPCLDIFYERGEAVSISVMDSQAEEIREMVQRLELVTRGCEAREVTPLRDGVGQPGFLMSEEGFVTDLQRFGYAESGGLQLGARVVRLCGHALVHLGPEERARLLRTAHKIHITVIPPDENGKPRRSFSELYQKAIQDAERKPGEGQSGEAWVLDEREEEEEMEEKEREQGEGKEAETMEGPDEGGEAEDRPSEMGQGEEDQGDQGSLFSTPSLPILRATSLHDHPPNQTMEAINHSQLTRSYSLEYSQDICGGHVYDNVGVKMERHIYENPGELRDATPDLILAVKPKVPLDEEQVQRHTRTNTCL
- the LOC115135594 gene encoding signal-induced proliferation-associated 1-like protein 1 isoform X1; the protein is MQSDDLFLRKFCRQRPRPPLATVNFDSKRDGGVRARVLAGEWPPRRDGEGADGESLTNPNRVSLNLRSVGRGHIMQRSNSDVTLGDLDSSGKVGGKATRAVGEKAGAGAQGDSGVVLHREYGSLSSLERQTGLSGTQELSADDQGALSPNALRFKDPFLLLGLHATPPEPDGFFRALSAPTGETPKPAKPPKPEGLSKKAKPSPPQIPQPGPYDNLGGGAWVRNFAHYDVQSILFDLLEAASNRDSIGRKKNITSGASAASTMRPLTQATPSSPSQGGGSGGGAVEDPDQCLLDEGDGNDNELLLSCPHFRNEMGGEERAGLGNTQGRGCLWLSLRNPNDAVSVLEEPRESHVQQQGKSNYFIEHADLGAHYYRKYFYMKDHQNFFGIDDRLGPVAISFRREEKEGSSGAQYNYRIIFRTTELKTLRGSILEESVPSAARHTTPRGLSPKRLLEFIIPELNLHCLRLASTSPKVRDTLLKLDEQGLNFQRKVGVMYCRAGQSSEEDMYNNESSGPAFEEFLDLLGERVKLKGWEKYRAQLDTKTDSTGIQSLYTRYQDYEVMFHVSTMLPYTANNTQQLLRKRHIGNDIVTIVFQEPGALPFTPKAIRSHFQHVFIIIQVEKSCSDHTYYRVAVTRSKDIPLFGPLFPKGARFPRSPAFRDFLLAKAVNAENAAEKAEKFRSMATRTRQEYLKDLAENYVTTTPIDSSTKFPLLSLGGKRKDKLKGAKGAELHSAGALVWAVRATSGNEEETGGQKLPCLLGVSAESVVLIERYTRRVVFNCCCRDVIGWKAVTDSRAIGGPCLDIFYERGEAVSISVMDSQAEEIREMVQRLELVTRGCEAREVTPLRDGVGQPGFLMSEEGFVTDLQRFGYAESGGLQLGARVVRLCGHALVHLGPEERARLLRTAHKIHITVIPPDENGKPRRSFSELYQKAIQDAERKPGEGQSGEAWVLDEREEEEEMEEKEREQGEGKEAETMEGPDEGGEAEDRPSEMGQGEEDQGDQGSLFSTPSLPILRATSLHDHPPNQTMEAINHSQLTRSYSLEYSQDICGGHVYDNVGVKMERHIYENPGELRDATPDLILAVKPKVPLDEEQFVGAELGEERTLARDPSLSSARLSCLDRTERNSRALSLHNSITKILSENTDSSEEEWQSIADLASACRGILEALSQEDRKAGDGTQGADSLTDGKLKDMKDSDSPGHMEKVSQLEDMLKRLQDDLQKSCPLNAATPHPPPPIPSPLSPLHPSQPWWSDRRVLLCAAPWQEKEDKAVLQAEVQSLRQNNQRLQEESQSTVSRLIKVTELLCNVNKPC